In Cryptomeria japonica chromosome 10, Sugi_1.0, whole genome shotgun sequence, a genomic segment contains:
- the LOC131054431 gene encoding U-box domain-containing protein 21-like produces MDIEVTVPRHLRCPISLEIMKDPVTLSTGITYDRHSIETWLDAGNNVCPDTSQNLHTHDTIPNHALRRIIQDWCVANSGRGVERISTPKAPLDPAHLNAILAEISSGEKESIGKLRRLGIESDRNKKCIASSNASTVLASLFAKHSSQALNRSQLSAEICENPDNLPIPPADIPPLLSPNAITAPLANTARLFAITANTFANIANALQDDMPCYLWAEACSTAVYIQNRIPHKVLGKMTPEEAFTRKKPDVSHFRIFGSLAYCHVPGTRRIIVRHDVKFMEDKAFRRSRDLPVDDQSEQSTEAPRITQSSQGQQSSSTVTSTSNGSGGECSQSIEHQVQEEMHQKDMEVDISSSTVGSRNREVQQRDTQDQHSLSVHGRAKESALDSDKACAALFARIPRLWILLPCPKPLLVLCAICERAIPRERKTRLQFLREMISKDKYRDIIGKIEGLAEGLVQLLREPISPAVTKASLAIIYNIALRSRYRSKVVEAGTVPLLVEMLVDGDRSICERALLALDVLCCCTEGRAAASAHALTVPVVVKKMLRVSNSATELVVSVLWNICQNSSDGEAICEALNASAFDKLLLLVQLGCCEQTREKSSKLLKLFNAYTDDWKCAETLHLPHVKRSF; encoded by the exons ATGGATATTGAGGTGACAGTGCCCAGGCATCTGAGATGCCCCATCTCGTTGGAGATAATGAAGGATCCTGTCACTCTCTCCACCGGTATTACTTACGATCGCCACAGCATTGAGACCTGGTTAGATGCCGGTAACAATGTCTGCCCCGACACAAGTCAGAATCTGCATACCCACGACACAATTCCAAATCACGCACTCCGCCGAATTATTCAGGATTGGTGTGTGGCCAACAGTGGGCGAGGAGTCGAACGAATTTCTACGCCCAAGGCACCTCTCGATCCTGCCCACCTCAATGCAATTCTCGCAGAGATTTCGTCCGGAGAGAAGGAATCCATAGGGAAATTGAGGAGATTGGGCATAGAAAGTGATAGGAATAAAAAGTGCATCGCCTCCTCAAATGCATCCACTGTTCTCGCATCCCTTTTTGCCAAGCACAGCTCTCAGGCTTTGAATCGGTCGCAACTGTCTGCAGAGATTTGCGAA aacccCGACAATCTCCCAATTCCTCCTGCTGATATTCCTCCACTGCTATCTCCCAAtgctatcactgcgcctcttgctaacactgcaagactgtTTGCTATTACTGCAAACACATTTGCTAACATTGCAAATGCTCTCCAAGAT GATATGCCCTGCTACTTATGGGCAGAGGCATGTAGTACAGCAGTGTACATACAGAATAGGATTCCACATAAGGTACTAGGTAAGATGACACCAGAAGAGGCTTTCACAAGGAAGAAACCAGATGTCAGTCATTTCAGGATATTTGGAAGTTTGGCATATTGCCATGTTCCAG GGACCAGGCGGATTATTGTTCGAcatgatgtcaagttcatggaggacaaggcatttagaaggtcCAGAGATTTGCCAGTAGATGATCAGAGTGAACAGTCAACTGAAGCTCCAAGAATCACTCAATCAAGTCAAGGGCAGCAAAGctcaagtacagttactagtactAGCAATGGCTCAGGTGGAGAGTGTTCACAGAGTATAGAGCATCAGGTGCAAGAAGAGATGCATCAAAAGGACatggaggttgatatttcatcctctacagttggcagCAGGAATCGTGAGGTTCAACAAAGAGATACTCAGGA TCAACACTCTTTGTCAGTTCATGGTagagccaaagagagtgcattggatAGTGACAAAGCATGTGCTGCGTTATTTGCGAG AATTCCCAGGCTCTGGATACTGTTGCCTTGTCCGAAGCCATTGCTTGTCTTGTGTGCAATCTGCGAGAGGGCAATCCCGAGGGAAAGAAAAACGCGGTTACAATTTCTTCGGGAAATGATTTCCAAGGATAAATACAGAGATATCATAGGAAAAATCGAAGGATTGGCAGAGGGGTTGGTGCAACTTCTGAGAGAGCCCATAAGCCCAGCTGTGACAAAAGCAAGCCTGGCCATAATATACAACATTGCCCTGAGGTCAAGATACAGGAGCAAGGTGGTGGAGGCGGGGACTGTTCCATTGCTAGTGGAGATGCTTGTGGATGGAGATCGGAGCATTTGTGAAAGGGCATTGTTGGCGCTGGATGTCCTTTGCTGTTGTACGGAAGGTCGAGCGGCTGCTTCTGCGCATGCTTTAACAGTACCAGTGGTTGTTAAGAAGATGTTGAGAGTGTCTAATTCAGCAACTGAATTGGTGGTCTCTGTTTTGTGGAATATTTGCCAGAATTCCTCCGACGGGGAGGCCATCTGCGAGGCTTTGAATGCAAGCGCCTTCGACAAGTTGCTGTTGTTAGTGCAGTTGGGATGCTGTGAGCAAACGAGGGAAAAATCAAGCAAGTTACTTAAGCTTTTCAACGCTTACACAGATGATTGGAAATGTGCAGAGACACTCCATTTGCCTCATGTCAAGCGTTCCTTCTAA